The following proteins are co-located in the Diorhabda carinulata isolate Delta chromosome 4, icDioCari1.1, whole genome shotgun sequence genome:
- the LOC130892184 gene encoding NADH dehydrogenase [ubiquinone] iron-sulfur protein 3, mitochondrial-like, whose protein sequence is MFLRPLLSQLARNRPFKTPVTSVTQSVSRALSTEVETKTETRPTVRKPNVVARSNLRDFGKYVAECLPKYIQKVQITAGDELELLIVPEGIVPVLQFLKDHHNAQFSNLVDIAGMDVISRPYRFEIIYNILSVRFNSRIRVKTYTDELTPIDSCNEVYKAANWYEREIWDMFGVFFSNHPDLRRILTDYGFEGHPFRKDFPLSGYVEVRYDDEKKRVVVEPLELAQEFRKFELSAPWEQFPNFRNANPASEEVDTKEDKK, encoded by the exons ATGTTCTTAAGACCATTATTATCCCAACTAGCCCGTAACAGACCGTTTAAGACACCCGTTACAAGTGTAACACAAAGTGTCAGTCGAGCTTTATCAACAGAAGTTGAAACTAAAACTGAGACTAGACCTACTGTCAGAAAACCTAATGTAGTGGCACGATCAAACCTTAGGGATTTTGGAAAGTACGTAGCTGAATGCCTAccaaaatatatacagaaagtACAGATAACTGCTGGCGATGAATTAGAACTTCTAATTGTGCCAGAGGGGATAGTACCTGTATTGCAGTTTTTAAAAGATCATCACAATGCTcagttttcaaatttggttGATATTGCTGGAATGGATGTAATATCTAGACCATATAG ATTTGAAATAATCTACAACATATTATCAGTTAGATTCAATTCCCGCATTAGAGTCAAAACATATACAGACGAACTAACTCCTATAGATTCTTGTAACGAGGTTTATAAAGCTGCAAATTggtatgaaagagaaatttgggATATGTTTGGTGTATTTTTCTCTAATCATCCAGATTTGAGGAGAATACTTACAGATTATGGATTTGAAGGACATCCTTTTAGAAAAGATTTTCCACTTAGTGGTTACGTTGAAGTTCGATATGATGATGAGAAAAAGAGAGTCGTTGTTGAACCACTGGAATTAGCacaagaatttagaaaattcgaATTAAGTGCTCCATGGGAACAGTTTCCTAATTTTAGAAATGCTAACCCTGCTTCGGAAGAAGTTGACacaaaagaagataaaaaataa